A window of Micromonospora sp. WMMC415 genomic DNA:
CGTCGCCGTCTACCTCGGCAACCCCAACGTGCACACCATGGCCGGCGGGCTGCATGTCGGTCCCCTCGTGCGGGCGCTCGGCACCCGCAACGTCTACTCCGCCAGCACCGTCGACCAGATGCCCAAGCACGTCTCCTCGGGCTATCTCTACGGCGACCCGAACGCCATCCCGGTGCCCGACCTCGACCGCACCGACCTGCTCGTGCTGCTCGGCGCCAATCCCTTCGAGTCCAACGGCAGCCTCTGCACCGCCCCCGACTTCCCCGGCCGGCTCAGGGCGCTGCAGGCCCGCGGCGGCCGGTTCCTCGTCGTCGACCCCCGGCGCACCCGCACGGCCGCCGCCGCCGACGAGCACCTGCCCATCCGGCCCGGCACGGACGCGCTGCTGCTCTTCGCCGTCGTGCACACCCTCTTCGACGAGGACCTCGTACGGTTGGGGCGGCTGGCGGAGCAGGTGACCGGCGTCGACGCCGTCCGGGACCTGGCCGGGGCGTTCGCGCCCGAACGGGTGGCCGACCGGTGCGCGGTGCCCGCGCCGCGCATCCGCCAGCTCGCCCGCGAGCTCGCCGCCGCTCCCGCGGCGGCCGTCTACGGCCGCATCGGCACCTGCACCGTCGCGTTCGGCACGTTGACCAGCTGGCTGGTCGACGTGGTCAACGTGCTCACCGGCAACCTGGACCGGCCGGGCGGGGCGATGTTCCCCCTCGCCGCCCACCAGCGCCCCCGCGCCGCCGGGCCCGGCCGGGGCTTCCGCACCGGACGCTGGACCAGCCGGGTACGCCGCCTGCCGGAGGTCAAGGGCGAACTCCCCGTCGCCACGCTCGCCGACGAGATCGAGACACCGGGGGAAGGCCAGGTCCGGGCGCTCATCACCATCGCCGGTAACCCCGTTCTCTCCACCGCCAACAGCCGGCGGCTGGACCGCGCCCTCGCCTCGCTCGACTTCATGGTCAGCGTCGACCCGTACCTGAACGAGACCACCCGGCACGCCGACGTGGTCCTGCCGCCGCCCGATGCCGCCCGCACCGGCCACTACGACTTCGCGTTCCTCACCCTGGCCGTCCGCAACGTCGCCAGCTACTCGCCCCCCGCCCTGCCGCCGGAACCGGACAGCCTCGACGAGTGCGACATCCTCGCCCGGCTCACCCTGATCGCCGCCGGCCGGGGCGCCGACGCCGACCCGGCGGAGCTGCACGAGCACCTGCTCGGCCAGACGCTCGCCGACGCGGCCGAGACGTCGGGCCGGCCGGCGGCCCAGCTGCGTGCCCTGGTCACCGGGGACCGGCCGGCCGAGCGCCTGCTCGACGCGCGGCTGCGGCTCGGCGCCTACGGCGACCAGTTCGGAGCGCGACCGGACGGCCTGTCCCTGGCCCGGCTCCTCGACCACCCGCACGGCGTCGACCTCGGGCCGCTGCGACCGCGGTTGCCGGAGGTGCTGCGCACGGCGAGTGGGACCGTCGAGCTCTGCCCGTCGCCGATCGCCGCCGACGTGGCCCGGCTCCGTGCGGCGCGCGACGCGCCACCGGACGGATTCGTCCTCGTCGGGCGCCGGCACCTGCGGTCGAACAACAGCTGGATGCACAACGTGCCCGCGCTGGTGAAGGGGCGCGACCGCTGCACGCTGCAGGTGCACCCGGAGGACGCGACCCGACTCGGGCTCGACGCCGGGGACGCCGCGCGGGTCTCCTCCCGGGTCGGGTCGGTCGTCGTGCCCGTCGAGCTGACCGCCGACACGATGCCCGGCGTGGTCAGCATGCCGCACGGCTGGGGACACGACCTCCCGGGCACGCGCCAGTCGGTGGCCCGCGCCCACGCCGGCGTCAACAGCAACGTGCTCACCGACGAGACGGCCGTCGATCCGCTGTCGGGCAACGTCGTGCTCAACGGCATCCCGGTGCGGGTCGAGCCCGCCTGAGCCGCGTACGCTGGCCCACCGGGGGCCGGCGGCCCGGAAGGGAAGGCGACGTGGGGCGTACGGTCGGCGGCGAGGCACTGCCCCAGCGGCTGCTGGCGGTCGCGACCCGGCTGTTCGCGGAGAAGGGCTTCGAGAAGACCTCGGTGCAGGAGATCGTCGAGGCGGCCGGAGTCACCAAGGGCGCGATGTACCACTACTTCGCCGCCAAGGACGACCTGCTCCAGGAGATCTACCAGCGGCTGCTGCGTATGCAGCGCGAGCGCCTGGAGACCATCATGGCCGGCCCGCAGCCGGTGGCGGAGCGCCTGCACGCCGCCGCCGCCGACGTGGTCGTCACCGCGATCGCCAACCTCGACGACGCCACCATCTTCCTGCAGTCGATGCATCTGCTGTCCGCCGACCGCCGGCGCGCGGTGCGGGCGGCCCGCCGCGAGTACCACGAGCGCTTCCGCTCGCTGGTCGAGGAGGGGCAGCGCGCCGGGACCTTCCGTGCCGACGTGCCGGCCGACCTGGTGGTCGATTACTTCTTCGGCGCGGTGCACCATCTCGGCGCGTGGTTCCGCAGCGGCGGCCGGCTCACCGCGGAGCAGGTCGGCGATCACTTCGCCGGCCTGCTCCTGGCCTCACTGCGGCCCGAGGCAGCCCGCTGACCGTGGTCGCCAGGTGACAGCCGGCGGCGTCACCGCCGGTCAGAAGAGCGCGGAGAGGAGCCTCGCCCGGGTGTCCGCGGGGTCGACCACGTCGTCGAGTTCGAAGCTCGCGGCGGCGGAGAGCGCCTTGCCGCGGGCGTAGGCGAGTGCCACCAGTTCGTCGTAGCGGCGCCGGCGCTCGGCGTCGTCGGTGATGGCCGCCAGTTCCCGGCGGTGCGCGAGCCGGACCGCCCCCTCCAGACCCATCGCGCCGACCTCGCCGGTCGGCCAGGCGAGGGTGAGGCGGGACTCGTGGAAGCTTCCGCCGGCCATCGCCATGGCGCCGAGGCCGTACGCCTTGCGCAGCACCACCGTCACCAGTGGGGTGCGCAGCGACGCGCCGGCGGTGAAGAACTCCCCGACCGCCCGCACGAGCCCGGTCCGCTCCGCGTCCGGACCCACCATGATTCCCGGGGTGTCACAGAGGCTCACCACGGGCAGGCCGAGGCGGTCGCAGAGCCGCAGGAAGCGGGTCGCCTTGCCGGCGGCGGTGGCGTCGATCGCGCCGGCACGGTGCAGCGGGTTGTTGGCGATCGCGCCGACCGGATGCCCGCCGAGGCGGGCGAACGCGGTCACCAGGGACCGGCCGTGCCGCTCCCGGAGTTCGAGAACCGAGTCCACGTCGAACAGCAGCCGCATGACGTCGCGTACGTCGTAGGCCCGGCGCCGGTTCTCCGGCATGGCGCGGCGCAGCCGGCGCTGGTCCTCGTGGCTCCCGTGCGCCGGTCGCCCGTCCGCGTAGCCCAGCACCAGCCGGGTCAGGCGTACGGCGTCGGCGTCGTCCGCCGCGCGGATGTCCACGGCACCGCTGGCCAGGTGCACCTCGAGCGGGCCGACGTCCTGCGGTGCGACCGTGCCCAGCCCGGCCGCCTCCACCATGGCCGGTCCGCCCATGCCGATACTGGCGCCCGCGACGCCGATGGTGACGTCGCACGTGCCGAGCAGCGCGGCGTTGCCGGCGAAGCAGAAGCCGGCCGCGATCCCGACCCGTAGCGAGCGCAGCCGGGCCAGCGACGCGAAGGTCGTCAGCTCCAGACCCGCCACGGTCGGATGGTCGGTGTCGCTGGGGCGGCCACCGCCACCTTCGGCGAAGATGACGACGGGCAGGTCCTCCCGCGCGACGATGCCGAAGAGCCGGTCGGTCTTGCGGTGACCGGTCAGCCCCTGGGTGCCGGCGAGCACGGTGTAGTCGTACGCGACCGTGCCGACGCGGGCGCCGCCGACCCGGCCGACCCCGACGAGCACGCCGTCGGCGGGGGTCGCCTCGGTGAGTTCCGCGAGCGGCCGGTGGGAGCGCTGCGCCGCCACGGCCAGGCCGCCGTACTCCAGCCAGGTGCCCTCGTCGAGCAGGTCGGCGAGGTTCTCCCGTACGCTGCGCCGCCCGGCCGCGTGTCGTCCCGCCGTCGCGTCGGCGCGGGCCGGGTCGAGCAGCCTGGCCTGGCGCTCCAGAACCTCGGCCAGCTCGGCCGGGACCGGGTCCCCACCCGCGGCGGTCTCCCCGGTGGACGGTTCGTCACCGTTCACGTCGCACGCTCCCGTCCGGCTCGCCTCGTCGCGGGGTCGACCGGCCCCGGCTGTCGCGGGAGCCCCGGTGGATGCAGGTACTCCACACCTCGGGCGTCCGTTCGAGGTCCCACCTGTCTACCCATTGACGCACATGCCGGCGGCTCGCTACCGTCGCCGGACGCAGAACATACCGACTGGTCGGTACGGCGTCCAGCGAACGTGACCGAGCGAACGTGGAAAGCCCGAGGTGACGATGAGCCACCCACCATCCGGCACCCCCGCTGGCATCGACCTGGCGCTGCACCGCGTCGGCGTCCGCTTCGGCGGGGTCGTCGCACTCGACGACGTCTCCCTGCGGATACCCGCCGGCCGGATCGTCGGCGTCATCGGGCCCAACGGAGCCGGAAAGACGACGTTGTTCAACGTGGTCTGTGGTTTCGTCGCGCCGACCAGCGGATCGCTCACCCTCGACGGCCGACCGTTCCGGCCGCGCCCGCACGGGTTGACCCGTCTCGGCATCGCCCGCACGCTCCAGGGCGTCGGCCTGTTCCCGGGCCTCACCGTCCTGGAGAACGTGATGGCC
This region includes:
- a CDS encoding molybdopterin-dependent oxidoreductase, yielding MPAVEPTDRTGPAMAETTATRTAYRTCPLCEATCGLTLTITGDRVTHTRGDHDHVFSHGFVCPKGAAFPQLLADPDRLRRPLLRVDGTLREVGWEQAFAAVAAGLAAARSGGRDAVAVYLGNPNVHTMAGGLHVGPLVRALGTRNVYSASTVDQMPKHVSSGYLYGDPNAIPVPDLDRTDLLVLLGANPFESNGSLCTAPDFPGRLRALQARGGRFLVVDPRRTRTAAAADEHLPIRPGTDALLLFAVVHTLFDEDLVRLGRLAEQVTGVDAVRDLAGAFAPERVADRCAVPAPRIRQLARELAAAPAAAVYGRIGTCTVAFGTLTSWLVDVVNVLTGNLDRPGGAMFPLAAHQRPRAAGPGRGFRTGRWTSRVRRLPEVKGELPVATLADEIETPGEGQVRALITIAGNPVLSTANSRRLDRALASLDFMVSVDPYLNETTRHADVVLPPPDAARTGHYDFAFLTLAVRNVASYSPPALPPEPDSLDECDILARLTLIAAGRGADADPAELHEHLLGQTLADAAETSGRPAAQLRALVTGDRPAERLLDARLRLGAYGDQFGARPDGLSLARLLDHPHGVDLGPLRPRLPEVLRTASGTVELCPSPIAADVARLRAARDAPPDGFVLVGRRHLRSNNSWMHNVPALVKGRDRCTLQVHPEDATRLGLDAGDAARVSSRVGSVVVPVELTADTMPGVVSMPHGWGHDLPGTRQSVARAHAGVNSNVLTDETAVDPLSGNVVLNGIPVRVEPA
- a CDS encoding TetR/AcrR family transcriptional regulator — its product is MGRTVGGEALPQRLLAVATRLFAEKGFEKTSVQEIVEAAGVTKGAMYHYFAAKDDLLQEIYQRLLRMQRERLETIMAGPQPVAERLHAAAADVVVTAIANLDDATIFLQSMHLLSADRRRAVRAARREYHERFRSLVEEGQRAGTFRADVPADLVVDYFFGAVHHLGAWFRSGGRLTAEQVGDHFAGLLLASLRPEAAR
- a CDS encoding acyl-CoA carboxylase subunit beta, producing MNGDEPSTGETAAGGDPVPAELAEVLERQARLLDPARADATAGRHAAGRRSVRENLADLLDEGTWLEYGGLAVAAQRSHRPLAELTEATPADGVLVGVGRVGGARVGTVAYDYTVLAGTQGLTGHRKTDRLFGIVAREDLPVVIFAEGGGGRPSDTDHPTVAGLELTTFASLARLRSLRVGIAAGFCFAGNAALLGTCDVTIGVAGASIGMGGPAMVEAAGLGTVAPQDVGPLEVHLASGAVDIRAADDADAVRLTRLVLGYADGRPAHGSHEDQRRLRRAMPENRRRAYDVRDVMRLLFDVDSVLELRERHGRSLVTAFARLGGHPVGAIANNPLHRAGAIDATAAGKATRFLRLCDRLGLPVVSLCDTPGIMVGPDAERTGLVRAVGEFFTAGASLRTPLVTVVLRKAYGLGAMAMAGGSFHESRLTLAWPTGEVGAMGLEGAVRLAHRRELAAITDDAERRRRYDELVALAYARGKALSAAASFELDDVVDPADTRARLLSALF